The Litchfieldia alkalitelluris genome has a window encoding:
- a CDS encoding IreB family regulatory phosphoprotein, with the protein MSSFDKTMKFNFQEEPIETNVNEVLFKVYDALQEKGYNPINQIVGYLLSGDPAYIPRHNDARNIIRKLERDELIEELVKSYLKSNREG; encoded by the coding sequence ATGAGTTCATTTGATAAAACAATGAAGTTTAACTTTCAAGAAGAACCAATTGAAACCAATGTGAATGAAGTTTTGTTTAAAGTATATGATGCACTGCAGGAAAAAGGCTATAATCCTATTAATCAAATTGTTGGATACCTGCTCTCGGGTGACCCTGCGTATATTCCAAGACACAACGATGCTAGAAATATTATCAGAAAGTTAGAACGCGATGAATTAATCGAGGAGTTAGTAAAATCGTATTTAAAGTCTAACCGTGAGGGGTAA
- the ruvX gene encoding Holliday junction resolvase RuvX, with product MRVLGLDVGSKTIGVAVSDEMGWTAQGIETIKINEERQQFGLQRLGEIIRQYQVESVVIGLPKNMNGTIGPRGEASQSFAKLVEEEFSVPTILWDERLSTMAAERVLLEADVSRAKRKKVIDKMAAVMILQGYLNSKN from the coding sequence ATGCGAGTTCTTGGATTAGATGTTGGTTCTAAAACCATTGGTGTAGCTGTTAGCGACGAAATGGGTTGGACTGCGCAAGGAATTGAAACAATAAAGATTAACGAAGAAAGACAACAATTTGGCTTGCAGCGGCTGGGTGAAATTATTAGACAATATCAGGTTGAATCGGTTGTCATAGGATTACCTAAGAACATGAATGGGACAATTGGCCCAAGAGGTGAGGCAAGCCAAAGCTTTGCGAAATTGGTAGAAGAAGAATTTTCAGTCCCTACTATTTTATGGGACGAGCGTCTGTCAACCATGGCAGCTGAAAGAGTGCTGCTAGAGGCAGATGTTAGTCGAGCAAAAAGAAAGAAAGTAATTGATAAGATGGCGGCAGTCATGATATTGCAAGGCTATCTAAACAGTAAAAATTGA
- a CDS encoding DUF1292 domain-containing protein produces MEHGEKQITVIDEEGNEQLCEVLFTFESQEFNKSYVLYYPVGADEDDAEDIEIHASSFTGNEDGEDGELQPVETDEEWDMIEEMLNTFLDEEEGEQ; encoded by the coding sequence ATGGAACATGGTGAAAAGCAAATTACAGTTATAGATGAAGAAGGAAACGAACAGCTTTGTGAAGTTTTATTTACGTTTGAATCACAAGAATTTAATAAATCATACGTACTTTATTATCCAGTCGGTGCTGATGAAGATGATGCAGAAGACATCGAAATTCACGCTTCAAGCTTTACTGGCAATGAAGACGGAGAAGATGGAGAACTTCAACCTGTAGAAACAGATGAAGAGTGGGACATGATTGAAGAAATGCTAAATACATTTCTTGATGAAGAAGAAGGCGAACAATAA
- the mltG gene encoding endolytic transglycosylase MltG gives MSESPKHKKNHRDKLLELQGEARVVRKIVLILFIVILLVISGIVGGGYLYIKSALQPVDPENTKEVNVTIPIGSSPTAIANILEENGIVKDAKVFRYYTKFKNESGFQAGDYQLTPAMTFTEIISSLKTGRVLEEAVFSITLPEGKQLVEIVKIIASKTNHSEDEVLEKLTDEKFIAELMQMYPTLLSNDILHEDVKYALEGYLYPATYPYYKEAKDLSIEEVIRPMLDQTNKIVEELATEISFREFSPHTLLTMASLIEEEATGKTDREKISGVFVNRMDIDMPLQTDPTVIYALGEHRERLFFKDYEVNDPYNTYQIQGLPPGPIANAGLDSIKAALNPADISSLYFLADKEGNVHYSDTLEEHNRKIAQYITNQ, from the coding sequence ATGTCTGAATCACCTAAACATAAAAAAAATCATAGAGATAAACTTCTAGAACTTCAAGGTGAAGCTAGAGTTGTTAGAAAAATAGTACTTATTCTATTTATTGTTATACTATTAGTTATTTCAGGAATTGTCGGTGGTGGATATTTATATATCAAATCCGCTCTACAACCTGTAGATCCTGAAAATACAAAAGAAGTAAATGTGACAATTCCAATCGGTTCATCGCCTACTGCTATTGCAAATATATTAGAGGAAAATGGGATTGTTAAAGATGCAAAAGTATTCCGCTATTATACTAAATTTAAAAATGAATCTGGGTTCCAAGCGGGAGATTATCAACTAACTCCAGCAATGACTTTTACAGAAATTATTTCAAGCTTGAAAACGGGACGAGTATTGGAAGAAGCTGTTTTCTCAATTACACTTCCAGAAGGAAAGCAATTAGTAGAAATTGTAAAGATAATTGCTAGTAAAACCAATCATAGTGAAGATGAAGTATTGGAAAAATTAACAGATGAAAAATTTATTGCAGAACTAATGCAGATGTATCCAACACTACTTTCAAATGATATTTTACATGAGGATGTTAAGTATGCGTTAGAAGGATATTTATATCCGGCAACATATCCTTATTATAAAGAAGCAAAAGATTTATCCATTGAAGAGGTTATAAGGCCAATGTTAGATCAAACAAATAAAATTGTCGAGGAGCTTGCTACTGAAATTTCGTTCCGTGAGTTTTCTCCACATACACTACTAACAATGGCATCACTTATTGAGGAAGAAGCAACTGGAAAGACCGATCGTGAGAAAATCTCTGGTGTATTTGTTAATCGAATGGACATTGATATGCCACTTCAAACAGACCCAACGGTTATTTACGCTCTTGGTGAGCACAGGGAACGTTTATTTTTCAAGGATTATGAGGTTAATGATCCTTATAACACATATCAAATTCAGGGATTACCACCTGGTCCAATCGCAAATGCAGGTTTAGACTCGATCAAGGCAGCATTAAATCCTGCTGATATTTCATCTTTATATTTCTTGGCTGATAAAGAAGGTAATGTTCATTATTCTGATACGTTGGAAGAGCATAACCGCAAGATAGCCCAATATATTACTAATCAATAA
- a CDS encoding O-methyltransferase, whose product MVSEELITYLESLIQPRPTFIQELEAFAEENHVPIMDKITAEAILQLLRISNPKRILEIGTAIGYSAIRMGLTLPEAKIVTVERNKGRYEQAIENINTANKAEQINVLFGDALELTDEIDKRGPYDVIFIDAAKGQYKRFFESYEGFLADQGLIITDNVLFKGLVVKEIEDKRKRQLVDKIKMYNEWLSSHPNYVTTILPVGDGIAISKKRGV is encoded by the coding sequence ATGGTTTCTGAAGAGCTTATTACCTACCTAGAGTCGTTGATTCAGCCTAGACCTACGTTCATTCAAGAGTTAGAAGCATTTGCAGAAGAAAATCATGTCCCGATTATGGATAAGATTACAGCTGAGGCGATTCTTCAATTATTGAGAATCTCAAACCCAAAGAGGATTCTTGAAATAGGAACGGCTATTGGTTATTCAGCGATTCGAATGGGTCTAACCTTACCAGAAGCAAAAATTGTAACAGTAGAGCGAAACAAGGGTCGCTATGAGCAGGCCATTGAAAATATTAACACGGCCAATAAAGCCGAACAAATAAACGTCTTGTTCGGGGATGCACTTGAATTAACAGATGAAATAGACAAAAGAGGGCCATATGATGTCATTTTCATCGATGCGGCTAAAGGACAATACAAACGTTTCTTTGAAAGCTATGAGGGCTTCCTCGCAGATCAAGGGTTGATTATTACAGACAATGTACTTTTTAAGGGCTTAGTTGTGAAGGAAATAGAGGATAAGCGAAAAAGACAGTTAGTAGACAAAATAAAGATGTATAATGAATGGCTATCTAGTCATCCGAACTATGTAACAACCATTCTCCCAGTGGGTGATGGAATAGCGATTAGTAAAAAAAGAGGTGTTTGA